A DNA window from Armatimonadota bacterium contains the following coding sequences:
- a CDS encoding ATP-dependent Clp protease ATP-binding subunit translates to MWQRFTERARRVIFFAQEEAGNLGENFVTTEHLLLGLVRENDCVAARILDRMGVSLNRIKSEVEGQVTRGEGRLGQDMQLTPRAKRVIDLAYDEARQLNNNYIGTEHLLLGLIREGEGLAARVLGKLGVDLERTRREVTGLQDTDTTTQSARTRSRTPTLDEFGRDLTDMARQDKLDPVVGRHTEIERVIQILSRRTKNNPVLIGEPGVGKTAIAEGLAQRITSGDIPEMLKDKRIVALDLAGVVAGTKYRGEFEERMKRVMDEVRKASGEVILFIDELHTLVGAGAAEGAIDASNIMKPALARGELQCIGATTMDEFRKYIERDAALERRFQPVQVREPSVEEAIDILKGLRDRYEAHHSVKISDDALIAAAQLADRYITDRCLPDKAIDLIDEAASRVRLQRALPPADIRAAKSELRDVSQELESLPSTYQYDRAIELQAQERYLTEKIRDLDQQWHDGQDKSEPVVTEDEIAHIVFSWTGIPVSRLVEAETAKLLNMEQSLHERIIGQDEPIEAVSRAIRRARSGLKDPKRPSGSFVFLGPTGVGKTELARALASFLFNNEDNLIRIDMSEYMERFAVSRLVGAPPGYVGYEEGGQLTEAVRRQPYSVVLLDEIEKAHPEVFNILLQVMEDGRLTDAQGRVVDFKNTVIIMTSNIGAAQISGGDGIGFRSAKKVDEDARAYEGMKNRVTEEMKKVFRPEFLNRVDEVMVFHSLTAQQILEIVILMVNRVREQLKAQGMDLELSDDVKEVLAKEGFDPAFGARPLRRAVQRVIEDPLSEQILLGRFADGDLIRADLEDGKVIFTKIEKIEPAAV, encoded by the coding sequence ATGTGGCAGAGGTTTACCGAGCGAGCGCGCAGAGTCATTTTCTTCGCCCAGGAAGAAGCGGGAAATCTCGGCGAGAACTTCGTAACCACGGAGCACCTGCTTCTCGGCCTGGTGCGCGAGAACGACTGCGTGGCGGCCCGAATACTCGACCGGATGGGCGTGAGCCTGAACAGAATCAAATCCGAGGTAGAAGGGCAAGTCACCCGAGGCGAAGGACGTCTCGGCCAGGACATGCAGCTCACGCCGCGCGCCAAGCGGGTCATTGATCTGGCGTACGACGAAGCCCGACAGCTCAACAACAACTACATCGGCACGGAGCACCTGCTTCTCGGTCTGATACGAGAGGGAGAAGGCCTGGCTGCGCGAGTTCTCGGGAAGCTGGGCGTTGACCTCGAGAGAACGCGGCGCGAGGTGACCGGCCTTCAGGATACCGACACTACCACGCAGTCGGCACGAACCAGATCCCGTACGCCGACACTGGACGAGTTCGGCCGCGACCTCACCGACATGGCCCGGCAGGACAAGCTCGACCCTGTGGTCGGCAGACACACCGAGATCGAGCGCGTCATCCAGATACTGAGCCGAAGGACCAAGAACAACCCCGTGCTCATAGGAGAGCCCGGAGTCGGAAAGACGGCCATCGCGGAGGGACTGGCGCAGCGCATCACCTCCGGTGACATCCCTGAGATGCTAAAAGACAAGCGCATCGTCGCGCTGGACCTCGCAGGGGTAGTGGCAGGCACGAAGTACCGCGGCGAGTTCGAGGAACGCATGAAGCGCGTTATGGACGAGGTCCGCAAGGCGAGCGGCGAGGTGATACTGTTTATTGACGAGTTGCACACACTGGTCGGAGCGGGAGCAGCCGAGGGCGCGATTGACGCATCGAACATCATGAAGCCGGCTCTCGCTCGGGGCGAACTTCAGTGCATCGGCGCGACCACGATGGACGAGTTCAGGAAGTACATTGAGCGCGACGCGGCACTCGAGCGCCGGTTCCAGCCGGTTCAGGTCCGCGAACCCTCAGTCGAGGAAGCGATAGACATACTCAAGGGACTGAGAGATAGGTACGAGGCGCACCACAGCGTGAAGATAAGCGACGACGCGCTCATCGCCGCGGCACAGCTGGCTGACCGATACATCACGGACAGATGCCTCCCCGACAAGGCTATAGACCTGATCGACGAGGCGGCATCGAGGGTGCGGCTCCAGCGCGCGCTCCCGCCCGCCGATATCCGCGCCGCGAAGTCCGAGTTGCGCGACGTCTCGCAGGAACTCGAATCGCTGCCGAGCACCTATCAGTACGACCGCGCGATCGAACTTCAGGCTCAGGAGAGATACCTGACCGAGAAGATTCGCGACCTCGATCAGCAGTGGCACGACGGACAGGACAAATCCGAACCGGTGGTCACCGAGGATGAGATCGCGCACATAGTATTCAGTTGGACAGGCATACCGGTGTCACGCCTGGTGGAGGCGGAGACCGCGAAACTGCTCAACATGGAGCAGTCGCTGCACGAGCGGATAATCGGTCAGGACGAGCCGATCGAGGCCGTATCCCGGGCGATCCGCCGAGCGCGATCGGGCCTGAAGGATCCGAAGAGGCCGTCGGGTTCGTTCGTCTTCCTCGGCCCCACCGGCGTCGGCAAAACGGAGCTCGCCCGGGCGCTGGCATCTTTCCTGTTCAACAACGAAGACAACCTCATCCGCATTGATATGTCCGAGTACATGGAGCGGTTCGCGGTGTCGAGGCTCGTCGGAGCGCCTCCAGGATACGTCGGGTACGAAGAGGGCGGACAGCTCACGGAGGCGGTGCGCCGCCAGCCCTACTCCGTCGTACTGCTCGACGAGATCGAGAAAGCGCACCCCGAGGTGTTCAACATCCTCCTGCAGGTAATGGAGGACGGACGGTTGACCGACGCGCAAGGCAGGGTCGTGGACTTCAAGAACACAGTCATCATCATGACCTCGAACATCGGCGCGGCGCAGATAAGCGGCGGCGACGGCATAGGATTCCGGTCCGCCAAGAAGGTGGACGAGGACGCGCGAGCCTACGAGGGCATGAAGAACCGCGTGACCGAGGAGATGAAGAAGGTCTTCCGGCCGGAGTTCCTGAACCGAGTGGACGAGGTGATGGTGTTCCACTCGCTCACCGCCCAGCAGATTCTGGAAATCGTCATCCTGATGGTCAACAGAGTCCGCGAACAACTCAAGGCTCAGGGAATGGACCTCGAGTTGAGCGACGACGTGAAGGAAGTGCTGGCGAAGGAAGGCTTCGATCCGGCGTTCGGCGCGAGGCCGCTCAGGAGAGCTGTCCAGCGGGTGATCGAGGACCCGCTGAGCGAGCAGATCC
- a CDS encoding aminotransferase class IV gives DNIFIVKDGAIATPPTYAGILEGITRNTVIHLAREMDLDVEERLFTLFDVYTCDESFLTGTAAEVIPMVKLDGRRIGDGRPGPITERLTEAFHRLTSTEGVPI, from the coding sequence GACAACATCTTCATAGTCAAGGACGGCGCCATCGCTACTCCGCCGACCTACGCCGGAATACTCGAGGGAATCACGCGAAACACGGTCATTCACCTCGCCCGAGAGATGGATCTGGACGTGGAGGAGAGGCTCTTCACACTTTTCGATGTCTACACGTGCGACGAGAGCTTCCTAACAGGAACGGCAGCCGAAGTCATCCCCATGGTGAAACTCGACGGACGCAGGATCGGTGACGGGCGGCCCGGACCCATCACCGAGCGGCTGACGGAAGCATTCCACCGGCTGACCAGCACAGAGGGCGTCCCGATCTGA